In Archocentrus centrarchus isolate MPI-CPG fArcCen1 chromosome 21, fArcCen1, whole genome shotgun sequence, the following are encoded in one genomic region:
- the ccdc80 gene encoding coiled-coil domain-containing protein 80 isoform X1: MRVFVLSLALIYMLTWTQADKQTHLKRRCVIRRIQQGATARKPLRGLRPGYGSAISVHSSTKAEDVQSDQGIPLTRSETLESKRAGGQRRGVRGQIGLRRQVAMLQDEGTPGARARVTRMPSSAGSPNLLASFAGKNRVLVISAPHDSDGYYRLMMSLLKPDVYCELAERHVHQIVMFHQEGEMGGKVRRITQEGKVMEEPLDTALIPRLMSFLKLEKGKFGMVLLKKTLQVEERYPYPVRLEAMYEVIDQSPMRKLEKLRQKGFVQKCKGAGVEGQVEEGTLAAPDTPVLRKPQKKIPRKPSTTTTTTTTTTTTQPTTTTTTTTQPTTTTTTTTTTRATTTTTKATTTTIKPTTTTTRRTTTTKRPTTTSTTQKPTRAHTTALWLPPPRTTADPYYSRRERERYPAKTTPAGDNRTDKDHRDPHSRKLPATHKLSKTKPTKKKNSGEKVLTNEYEDKYEPSKPTAEEELETTTPNTPIRKGKHDKHDKKKKKSDKAGKKTERRGGKPGKEGKMGGKKNGKKVSKYPDKEDYTKPTKKPTPLPKSRLSSFLDYFESRRRLLLITSPSEENSMYVQQRDEYLESVCEMAIRKVSIITIFGSLTNSTMKIDHYQIDNDKPMRGLRQEDLVNQDLITELRKEFGMTYEEFYMVLTDTDMRVKQSYEVPIAMKAVFENIDTFSSRIREMEQQKRDGVFCKKEDKPRSLENFLSRFRWRRRLFIISAPSDEEWAYQQQLYALNSQACNLGLRHIAILKLVGTELPDMGGVLELYPINGLKSSPALYNQDPRSATVEREGLSATLVKDMRNYFQISAEYFSMLLVGKDGNVKSWYPSPMWSMAIIYDLVDSMQLRRQEMAIQQSLGMRCPEDEYGGYGYHQHGYEHGYQDGYHQGYGY, encoded by the exons ATGAGGGTTTTTGTTCTCAGTTTAGCTCTGATATATATGCTTACCTGGACCCAAGCCGACAAACAGACTCACCTCAAGCGCCGATGCGTAATTCGGCGTATCCAGCAGGGCGCAACGGCCAGGAAGCCCCTCAGAGGTTTGCGTCCTGGATATGGTTCGGCAATCTCGGTGCACAGCTCCACGAAAGCAGAAGATGTACAGTCTGACCAGGGTATCCCGCTTACCAGGTCGGAAACCTTGGAGAGCAAGAGAGCAGGAGGCCAAAGGAGAGGGGTGCGCGGACAGATTGGCTTACGCCGTCAGGTGGCCATGCTGCAAGATGAGGGCACTCCAGGAGCGAGAGCCAGAGTCACCCGGATGCCCAGCAGTGCCGGGTCACCAAATCTGCTGGCCAGTTTCGCAGGGAAAAACCGGGTCCTTGTCATCTCGGCGCCCCATGATTCAGACGGCTACTACCgactgatgatgtcacttctGAAGCCAGATGTCTACTGCGAGCTGGCAGAGAGACACGTCCACCAGATAGTCATGTTTCATCAGGAAGGAGAGATGGGGGGCAAGGTGCGGAGGATTACACAAGAGGGGAAAGTGATGGAGGAGCCACTGGATACTGCCCTCATCCCCAGATTAATGAGCTTCCTAAAACTAGAGAAAG GCAAATTTGGAATGGTGCTGCTGAAGAAAACCctgcaggtggaagagagaTACCCCTACCCGGTGAGGCTGGAGGCCATGTATGAGGTCATTGACCAGTCACCCATGAGGAAGCTGGAGAAGCTTCGTCAGAAAGGCTTCGTCCAGAAGTGTAAAGGAGCAGGTGTGGAAGGACAGGTGGAAGAAGGCACACTCGCAG CTCCGGACACGCCTGTGCTAagaaaaccacagaaaaaaatcccaagaaagccctcaacaacaacaacaaccacaaccaCCACAACAACTACACAACCAACCACAACTACCACAACCACAACCCAGCCCACGACTACCACTACGACCACTACCACAACCAGAGCGACAACCACCACAACCAAAGCTACAACAACAACCATAAAACcaaccactaccaccaccagaAGAACCACCACCACAAAAAGGCCCACCACCACCAGTACCACCCAGAAACCGACCAGAGCTCACACCACAGCCCTGTGGCTCCCACCGCCAAGAACTACTGCTGATCCCTACTACAGCCGCAGAGAGAGGGAACGGTACCCCGCGAAAACCACCCCAGCCGGAGATAACCGCACGGACAAGGACCACAGAGATCCGCACAGCCGCAAGCTACCCGCCACTCATAAACTCTCAAAGACCAAGCCCACCAAGAAGAAGAACAGCGGAGAGAAG GTGTTGACTAATGAGTATGAAGATAAATATGAGCCTAGCAAGCCAACAGCAGAGGAAGAGCTGGAAACCACCACCCCTAACACTCCTATCAGGAAGGGCAAGCACGATAAGCacgacaagaagaagaaaaagagtgaCAAGGCCGGCAAGAAAAccgagaggagaggaggaaagccAGGGAAGGAGGGAAAGATGGgcgggaaaaaaaatggaaagaagGTGTCAAAGTACCCGGACAAAGAGGACTACACAAAGCCCACTAAGAAGCCAACGCCCCTACCAAAGAGCCGACTTTCCTCCTTTCTGGATTACTTTGAGAGCAGGAGGCGGCTGCTG CTGATTACATCCCCCAGTGAGGAGAACAGCATGTATGTTCAGCAGAGGGATGAGTACCTGGAGTCTGTGTGTGAAATGGCCATCAGGAAGGTCTCTATCATTACTATTTTTGGCTCTTTGACCAACTCCACCATGAAAATTGACCACTATCAGATAG ACAATGACAAGCCTATGAGGGGTCTTCGTCAGGAGGACCTGGTGAACCAGGATCTGATCACAGAGCTGAGGAAAGAGTTTGGCATGACATACGAGGAGTTCTACATGGTCCTGACAGACACTGACATGAGAGTCAAG CAATCCTACGAGGTTCCCATTGCCATGAAGGCTGTATTTGAGAACATCGACACCTTCTCCTCCCGAATCCGAGAGATGGAGCAGCAGAAGAGAGATGGGGTGTTCTGCAAGAAAGAGGACAAGCCCAGATCTTTGGAAAACTTCCTCTCCAG GTTCCGATGGAGACGTCGCCTGTTCATCATCTCCGCTCCCAGCGACGAGGAGTGGGCCtatcagcagcagctctacgCCCTGAACAGCCAAGCCTGCAATCTGG GCCTGAGGCACATCGCCATTCTGAAGTTGGTTGGCACGGAGTTGCCAGATATGGGCGGAGTCTTGGAACTCTATCCTATCAATG GTCTGAAATCGAGCCCTGCACTCTACAACCAAGATCCAA GGAGTGCTACCGTGGAGCGTGAAGGGCTCTCAGCTACCCTTGTGAAGGACATGAGAAACTACTTCCAAATCAGCGCAGAATACTTCTCCATGCTGCTGGTGGGAAAGGATGGCAATGTTAAGTCCTGGTACCCCTCGCCTATGTGGTCCATGGCCATCATCTATGACCTGGTAGACTCTATGCAGCTCCGCAGACAGGAGATGGCCATCCAACAGTCGCTTGGTATGCGCTGCCCTGAAGACGAATACGGTGGCTATGGCTACCATCAGCATGGATACGAACACGGTTATCAGGACGGCTATCACCAAGGGTATGGTTACTAA
- the ccdc80 gene encoding coiled-coil domain-containing protein 80 isoform X2 — translation MRVFVLSLALIYMLTWTQADKQTHLKRRCVIRRIQQGATARKPLRGLRPGYGSAISVHSSTKAEDVQSDQGIPLTRSETLESKRAGGQRRGVRGQIGLRRQVAMLQDEGTPGARARVTRMPSSAGSPNLLASFAGKNRVLVISAPHDSDGYYRLMMSLLKPDVYCELAERHVHQIVMFHQEGEMGGKVRRITQEGKVMEEPLDTALIPRLMSFLKLEKGKFGMVLLKKTLQVEERYPYPVRLEAMYEVIDQSPMRKLEKLRQKGFVQKCKGAGVEGQVEEGTLAAPDTPVLRKPQKKIPRKPSTTTTTTTTTTTTQPTTTTTTTTQPTTTTTTTTTTRATTTTTKATTTTIKPTTTTTRRTTTTKRPTTTSTTQKPTRAHTTALWLPPPRTTADPYYSRRERERYPAKTTPAGDNRTDKDHRDPHSRKLPATHKLSKTKPTKKKNSGEKVLTNEYEDKYEPSKPTAEEELETTTPNTPIRKGKHDKHDKKKKKSDKAGKKTERRGGKPGKEGKMGGKKNGKKVSKYPDKEDYTKPTKKPTPLPKSRLSSFLDYFESRRRLLLITSPSEENSMYVQQRDEYLESVCEMAIRKVSIITIFGSLTNSTMKIDHYQIDNDKPMRGLRQEDLVNQDLITELRKEFGMTYEEFYMVLTDTDMRVKQSYEVPIAMKAVFENIDTFSSRIREMEQQKRDGVFCKKEDKPRSLENFLSRFRWRRRLFIISAPSDEEWAYQQQLYALNSQACNLGLRHIAILKLVGTELPDMGGVLELYPINGSATVEREGLSATLVKDMRNYFQISAEYFSMLLVGKDGNVKSWYPSPMWSMAIIYDLVDSMQLRRQEMAIQQSLGMRCPEDEYGGYGYHQHGYEHGYQDGYHQGYGY, via the exons ATGAGGGTTTTTGTTCTCAGTTTAGCTCTGATATATATGCTTACCTGGACCCAAGCCGACAAACAGACTCACCTCAAGCGCCGATGCGTAATTCGGCGTATCCAGCAGGGCGCAACGGCCAGGAAGCCCCTCAGAGGTTTGCGTCCTGGATATGGTTCGGCAATCTCGGTGCACAGCTCCACGAAAGCAGAAGATGTACAGTCTGACCAGGGTATCCCGCTTACCAGGTCGGAAACCTTGGAGAGCAAGAGAGCAGGAGGCCAAAGGAGAGGGGTGCGCGGACAGATTGGCTTACGCCGTCAGGTGGCCATGCTGCAAGATGAGGGCACTCCAGGAGCGAGAGCCAGAGTCACCCGGATGCCCAGCAGTGCCGGGTCACCAAATCTGCTGGCCAGTTTCGCAGGGAAAAACCGGGTCCTTGTCATCTCGGCGCCCCATGATTCAGACGGCTACTACCgactgatgatgtcacttctGAAGCCAGATGTCTACTGCGAGCTGGCAGAGAGACACGTCCACCAGATAGTCATGTTTCATCAGGAAGGAGAGATGGGGGGCAAGGTGCGGAGGATTACACAAGAGGGGAAAGTGATGGAGGAGCCACTGGATACTGCCCTCATCCCCAGATTAATGAGCTTCCTAAAACTAGAGAAAG GCAAATTTGGAATGGTGCTGCTGAAGAAAACCctgcaggtggaagagagaTACCCCTACCCGGTGAGGCTGGAGGCCATGTATGAGGTCATTGACCAGTCACCCATGAGGAAGCTGGAGAAGCTTCGTCAGAAAGGCTTCGTCCAGAAGTGTAAAGGAGCAGGTGTGGAAGGACAGGTGGAAGAAGGCACACTCGCAG CTCCGGACACGCCTGTGCTAagaaaaccacagaaaaaaatcccaagaaagccctcaacaacaacaacaaccacaaccaCCACAACAACTACACAACCAACCACAACTACCACAACCACAACCCAGCCCACGACTACCACTACGACCACTACCACAACCAGAGCGACAACCACCACAACCAAAGCTACAACAACAACCATAAAACcaaccactaccaccaccagaAGAACCACCACCACAAAAAGGCCCACCACCACCAGTACCACCCAGAAACCGACCAGAGCTCACACCACAGCCCTGTGGCTCCCACCGCCAAGAACTACTGCTGATCCCTACTACAGCCGCAGAGAGAGGGAACGGTACCCCGCGAAAACCACCCCAGCCGGAGATAACCGCACGGACAAGGACCACAGAGATCCGCACAGCCGCAAGCTACCCGCCACTCATAAACTCTCAAAGACCAAGCCCACCAAGAAGAAGAACAGCGGAGAGAAG GTGTTGACTAATGAGTATGAAGATAAATATGAGCCTAGCAAGCCAACAGCAGAGGAAGAGCTGGAAACCACCACCCCTAACACTCCTATCAGGAAGGGCAAGCACGATAAGCacgacaagaagaagaaaaagagtgaCAAGGCCGGCAAGAAAAccgagaggagaggaggaaagccAGGGAAGGAGGGAAAGATGGgcgggaaaaaaaatggaaagaagGTGTCAAAGTACCCGGACAAAGAGGACTACACAAAGCCCACTAAGAAGCCAACGCCCCTACCAAAGAGCCGACTTTCCTCCTTTCTGGATTACTTTGAGAGCAGGAGGCGGCTGCTG CTGATTACATCCCCCAGTGAGGAGAACAGCATGTATGTTCAGCAGAGGGATGAGTACCTGGAGTCTGTGTGTGAAATGGCCATCAGGAAGGTCTCTATCATTACTATTTTTGGCTCTTTGACCAACTCCACCATGAAAATTGACCACTATCAGATAG ACAATGACAAGCCTATGAGGGGTCTTCGTCAGGAGGACCTGGTGAACCAGGATCTGATCACAGAGCTGAGGAAAGAGTTTGGCATGACATACGAGGAGTTCTACATGGTCCTGACAGACACTGACATGAGAGTCAAG CAATCCTACGAGGTTCCCATTGCCATGAAGGCTGTATTTGAGAACATCGACACCTTCTCCTCCCGAATCCGAGAGATGGAGCAGCAGAAGAGAGATGGGGTGTTCTGCAAGAAAGAGGACAAGCCCAGATCTTTGGAAAACTTCCTCTCCAG GTTCCGATGGAGACGTCGCCTGTTCATCATCTCCGCTCCCAGCGACGAGGAGTGGGCCtatcagcagcagctctacgCCCTGAACAGCCAAGCCTGCAATCTGG GCCTGAGGCACATCGCCATTCTGAAGTTGGTTGGCACGGAGTTGCCAGATATGGGCGGAGTCTTGGAACTCTATCCTATCAATG GGAGTGCTACCGTGGAGCGTGAAGGGCTCTCAGCTACCCTTGTGAAGGACATGAGAAACTACTTCCAAATCAGCGCAGAATACTTCTCCATGCTGCTGGTGGGAAAGGATGGCAATGTTAAGTCCTGGTACCCCTCGCCTATGTGGTCCATGGCCATCATCTATGACCTGGTAGACTCTATGCAGCTCCGCAGACAGGAGATGGCCATCCAACAGTCGCTTGGTATGCGCTGCCCTGAAGACGAATACGGTGGCTATGGCTACCATCAGCATGGATACGAACACGGTTATCAGGACGGCTATCACCAAGGGTATGGTTACTAA
- the slc35a5 gene encoding UDP-sugar transporter protein SLC35A5 — translation MVCCPSCPRMCSRSSAYTLALGLGFVTLGTSRILLLKMSANAENKYDFLPASVNLLAEALKLLFCLVMAVRVIVREGRSCRDLGPTSTSSFLSSLKWAVPAFLYFLDNLIIFYVMSYLQPAMAVLFSNFVILTTAVLFRIVLKRRLSWVQWAALVILFLSIVSLTTGSGGKQNSIAVPSLHSNPLSTPSNSCFLYTQLLEQMKNSSASGSWASALPGQAWRDRVVAKLRTLGVGQILLLLQCFISATANIYNEKILKEGEQLTESIFIQNSKLYAFGVVFNGLTIGLSSESRGLTMHCGLLHGHNIYSLGLVLVTAALGLSVAFILKFRDNMFHVLTGQITTVLVTGLSLFLFDFHPSLDFFLQAPTVLLAIFIYNASRPKDLEFSLQREKLRVINGEVFERSRGDGEELELLTKPNADSESDEESL, via the exons ATGGTGTGCTGTCCCTCGTGCCCCAGGATGTGCTCCCGCTCATCAGCCTACACGCTTGCTCTTGGGCTGGGCTTTGTAACACTGGGGACCAGCCGCATCCTACTGCTCAAAATGTCTGCCAATGCTG AAAACAAATATGACTTCCTCCCTGCATCTGTCAATCTGCTTGCTGAGGCTCTTAAACTGCTCTTCTGTCTGGTTATGGCAGTTAGGGTCATAGTCCGAG AGGGCCGATCATGCAGAGATTTGGGTCCTACCTCCACCTCTTCCTTCCTCAGCTCCCTGAAGTGGGCCGTCCCCGCTTTCCTTTACTTTCTCGACAACCTCATCATCTTCTATGTTATGAGCTACCTGCAGCCG GCTATGGCGGTGCTGTTCTCCAACTTTGTCATTCTGACCACGGCTGTACTCTTTAGAATAGTCCTGAA GAGGCGTCTGTCTTGGGTTCAGTGGGCAGCGTTGGTTATTCTCTTCCTGTCCATCGTTTCCTTGACAACAGGATCAGGAGGCAAGCAGAACTCAATAGCCGTTCCCAGTCTCCACTCAAACCCACTTTCCACCCCCTCCAACTCTTGCTTCCTCTACACGCAGCTTCTGGAGCAGATGAAGAACAGCAG TGCCAGTGGATCATGGGCATCGGCCCTGCCCGGCCAGGCCTGGAGGGACAGAGTAGTGGCAAAGCTTCGAACTCTGGGCGTGGGTCaaatcctgctcctcctccagtGCTTCATCTCTGCCACGGCCAACATCTACAATGAGAAGATTCTCAAGGAAGGAGAGCAGCTCACTGAAAGCATCTTCAtacagaacagtaaact GTATGCCTTTGGTGTGGTGTTTAACGGTCTGACTATTGGGCTCAGCAGTGAGTCACGAGGCCTCACCATGCACTGTGGCCTCCTGCATGGACATAACATTTATTCCCTGGGCCTGGTGCTGGTCACTG CTGCCCTGGGTTTGTCTGTGGCCTTCATCTTAAAATTCAGAGACAACATGTTCCACGTGCTGACCGGCCAGATCACCACTGTTCTGGTTACAGGCCTGTCCCTCTTCCTCTTTGACTTCCACCCTTCGCTGGACTTCTTCCTTCAGGCACCCACAGTCCTGCTGGCCATCTTTATCTACAATGCCAGCCGGCCCAAGGACCTGGAATTCAGCCTGCAGCGGGAAAAACTGCGGGTCATCAACGGGGAGGTGTTCGAGAGGTCCAGAGGG GAcggagaggagctggagctccTGACAAAGCCAAATGCAGACAGTGAATCTGACGAAGAGTCCTTGTAG